From a single Phragmites australis chromosome 7, lpPhrAust1.1, whole genome shotgun sequence genomic region:
- the LOC133923440 gene encoding flowering-promoting factor 1-like protein 4, producing MSGVWVFEDGIVRRADSDPPGGSRGGAGGGSRPNKVLVHVPSGEVVTSYDVLERRLRELGWERYVYDPCLLQFHQRSTVHLITVPRDFARLKLVHMYDVVVKTRNVFEVRDASS from the coding sequence ATGTCTGGGGTATGGGTGTTCGAGGACGGGATCGTGCGACGGGCAGACAGCGACCCGCCCGGCGGGagccgcggcggcgcgggcggcgggtCGCGGCCGAACAAGGTGCTGGTGCATGTGCCGAGCGGCGAGGTGGTGACGTCGTACGACGTGCTGGAGCGGCGGCTGCGGGAGCTGGGGTGGGAGAGGTACGTCTATGACCCCTGCCTGCTGCAGTTCCATCAGCGCTCCACCGTGCACCTCATCACCGTGCCCCGCGACTTTGCCCGCCTCAAGCTCGTCCACATGTACGACGTAGTCGTCAAGACGCGCAACGTCTTCGAGGTCCGCGACGCCAGCTCCTGA